The proteins below are encoded in one region of Ephemeroptericola cinctiostellae:
- a CDS encoding recombinase family protein, with product MYEDILYTRVSGHFQATQGVSLEQQDLHLKEWSVRNGGHVTGFFEERGKSGRSIKGRVQLIAALALLKPKSRFIVSKLSRLGRNVKEVLQIAETIKCAGASLIIVDQTIDTSTAIGQLFFTMLAAVAQFESDMLAEQINQMVTHQRSKGKVWGGTPFGWQRQSDKSLVPNEAERALWLEVKRLKNAGHSNKQIEADFKRRGHFYDAAKFSNITKLDFNNNPQVYNPPKHYLQRSQRGKK from the coding sequence ATGTACGAAGACATCCTTTATACAAGGGTGTCAGGTCATTTTCAAGCCACTCAAGGCGTAAGCCTTGAGCAGCAAGACCTGCACTTAAAAGAGTGGTCAGTGCGCAATGGCGGGCACGTCACTGGCTTTTTTGAAGAACGAGGCAAATCGGGTCGCAGCATCAAAGGGCGCGTGCAATTGATCGCGGCCCTCGCTTTACTCAAACCAAAATCCCGTTTTATTGTTAGCAAACTGTCCAGACTTGGGCGAAATGTTAAAGAAGTACTGCAAATCGCCGAAACAATTAAGTGCGCTGGGGCATCGCTGATTATTGTTGATCAGACCATTGACACATCGACCGCTATAGGTCAATTATTTTTCACCATGCTCGCAGCAGTGGCGCAATTTGAGAGCGATATGCTTGCAGAGCAAATCAATCAAATGGTGACCCACCAGCGAAGCAAGGGTAAAGTTTGGGGCGGCACGCCATTCGGCTGGCAGCGTCAGAGCGATAAATCACTCGTCCCTAATGAAGCGGAACGTGCTTTGTGGCTCGAAGTTAAACGATTAAAAAATGCTGGGCACTCGAACAAGCAGATAGAGGCTGACTTTAAACGACGCGGCCATTTTTATGATGCGGCAAAGTTTAGCAATATAACTAAATTGGATTTTAACAACAATCCACAGGTGTATAATCCACCCAAACATTATTTACAACGCAGTCAAAGAGGCAAAAAATGA
- a CDS encoding tyrosine-type recombinase/integrase — protein MLTDRELKGLKPDQKQYKKYDSDGLLMIVTPAGGKLWRYRYKFGGKDLMMALGKYPAVSLLDARRLRDDCARLLSEGKNPADFKRDGRIEADGLRFEVVAREWLESNRPNWVEAYYLRTRRIVVEDLAAELIRPIDSIEPPHVLAAMLKIEKRGSTETAIRARALASRIFCYAIARGYCKFDAAAPLSGAIIAKPVVNMPAITEPREIGRLMRNIRDYQGFAVRNCLLFNAYTFMRPAEARMLEWAEIDWDAQRIEVPAEKMKMDLPLVVPMSAQVVDLLRSMQQVTGRDKYVFASKQSNVKHRKPISNATALKALRLMGYKADEMVVHGLRSMASTSLYESNMWRGEVIERQLAHVEKNKVKGAYNRAMYIDERTKMMQWYADFLDELAGK, from the coding sequence ATGCTCACAGACCGCGAACTCAAAGGGCTTAAGCCCGATCAAAAGCAATATAAAAAATACGACAGTGATGGTCTTTTAATGATCGTTACCCCTGCTGGGGGTAAGCTTTGGCGATATCGTTACAAATTTGGCGGTAAAGATTTGATGATGGCGCTGGGTAAATACCCAGCGGTCAGCTTGTTGGATGCGCGGCGGTTGCGTGATGATTGTGCGCGGCTTTTGAGTGAGGGCAAAAATCCAGCAGACTTTAAGCGTGATGGCCGCATTGAAGCCGATGGGCTGCGCTTTGAGGTTGTGGCTCGCGAATGGCTTGAGAGCAATCGACCAAACTGGGTCGAGGCCTATTATTTGCGCACGCGGCGCATTGTCGTTGAAGATTTGGCGGCTGAATTGATCCGCCCGATTGACTCGATTGAGCCGCCGCATGTTTTAGCTGCGATGTTAAAAATTGAAAAACGCGGCTCAACTGAGACCGCGATCCGTGCGCGGGCGTTGGCCAGCCGTATTTTTTGCTACGCTATCGCGCGTGGTTATTGCAAATTTGACGCGGCTGCGCCGTTGAGCGGTGCGATCATCGCAAAGCCCGTCGTCAACATGCCCGCAATCACTGAGCCGCGCGAAATTGGGCGGCTGATGCGTAACATACGTGATTATCAAGGGTTTGCCGTGCGCAATTGTCTGCTTTTTAACGCTTACACGTTTATGCGCCCAGCCGAGGCGCGAATGTTGGAATGGGCGGAAATTGACTGGGATGCGCAGCGGATTGAGGTGCCAGCTGAAAAAATGAAAATGGATTTGCCGCTTGTTGTGCCTATGTCCGCTCAAGTTGTGGACTTGCTGCGGTCGATGCAGCAGGTGACGGGGCGTGACAAGTACGTTTTTGCATCAAAACAATCAAACGTTAAACATCGCAAGCCCATCTCAAATGCGACCGCGCTAAAAGCTTTGCGCTTGATGGGTTACAAGGCCGACGAAATGGTTGTGCACGGCCTGCGCTCGATGGCGTCCACATCACTTTATGAGTCAAATATGTGGCGCGGCGAAGTCATTGAACGACAACTTGCGCACGTTGAAAAAAACAAAGTCAAAGGCGCGTACAACCGTGCGATGTACATCGATGAGCGCACTAAAATGATGCAGTGGTACGCTGATTTTTTGGATGAATTGGCGGGTAAGTAA
- the purD gene encoding phosphoribosylamine--glycine ligase, which translates to MNVLIIGSGGREHALAWKIAQSPLVSQIFVAPGNAGTARMGKTQNITQVDNAALVKFAQTNDIALTVVGPEAPLAKGVVDAFRAADLAIFGPTQAAAQLESSKAFAKAFMARHNIPTAAYDTFTDSTLAHDYVNVHGAPIVIKADGLAAGKGVVVAMTLDEAHTAIDDMLAGNRLGEAGARVVIEEFLDGEEASFIVLCDGEHALPLATSQDHKRLLDGDQGPNTGGMGAYSPAPVVTPEIHDRAMREIILPTLDGMKKDGIVFTGFLYAGLMIKADGSIKTLEFNCRMGDPETQPIFRRLNSDLFEVLSHGAKGTLNQVQLDWDKQVSLGVVLAAHNYPNTPRANDVITIAADTLNCVTFHAGTADKYDQMVTSGGRVLCVTALGKTLKEAQTAVYEHIKGIQFDGMQYRHDIGYRAVDLI; encoded by the coding sequence ATGAATGTACTCATCATCGGCTCAGGCGGCCGCGAACACGCCCTCGCTTGGAAAATAGCCCAATCACCGCTCGTCAGCCAAATCTTCGTCGCTCCAGGTAACGCAGGCACGGCACGCATGGGCAAAACCCAGAACATCACACAAGTTGACAATGCCGCATTGGTCAAATTTGCCCAAACCAACGACATCGCACTGACAGTCGTCGGCCCAGAAGCACCGCTCGCCAAAGGCGTGGTCGACGCATTCCGTGCGGCTGATTTGGCCATCTTCGGCCCCACACAAGCCGCTGCACAACTTGAAAGCTCAAAAGCATTTGCCAAAGCGTTCATGGCGCGCCACAACATCCCGACCGCCGCCTACGACACCTTCACCGACAGCACACTCGCCCACGACTACGTTAATGTTCACGGCGCACCCATCGTCATCAAAGCCGACGGCCTCGCCGCAGGCAAAGGCGTTGTGGTCGCCATGACCCTCGACGAAGCGCACACCGCCATTGACGACATGCTCGCGGGCAATCGCCTCGGTGAAGCGGGCGCACGCGTCGTGATCGAAGAATTCCTCGATGGCGAAGAAGCCAGCTTCATCGTCCTCTGCGATGGTGAGCACGCATTACCGCTCGCCACCAGCCAAGACCACAAACGCCTGCTCGATGGTGACCAAGGCCCCAACACAGGTGGCATGGGCGCTTACTCACCCGCCCCCGTCGTCACGCCAGAGATTCACGACCGTGCCATGCGCGAAATCATCCTGCCCACACTGGATGGCATGAAAAAAGACGGCATCGTATTCACAGGCTTTCTCTACGCAGGCCTCATGATCAAAGCCGATGGTTCGATCAAAACCCTCGAATTCAACTGCCGCATGGGCGACCCAGAAACCCAACCAATTTTCCGCCGCCTGAACTCAGACCTGTTTGAAGTCCTCAGCCACGGCGCAAAAGGCACACTCAATCAAGTTCAACTCGACTGGGACAAACAAGTTTCCCTTGGCGTCGTGCTCGCAGCACACAACTACCCAAACACGCCACGGGCAAATGACGTCATCACCATCGCAGCCGACACGCTCAACTGCGTCACCTTCCATGCAGGCACAGCCGACAAATACGACCAAATGGTCACCTCAGGCGGCCGCGTCCTGTGCGTCACCGCACTCGGCAAAACCCTCAAAGAAGCACAAACCGCCGTTTACGAGCACATCAAAGGCATCCAATTCGACGGCATGCAATACCGCCACGACATCGGTTACCGCGCAGTGGATTTGATTTAA
- a CDS encoding type IIL restriction-modification enzyme MmeI: MTILSWNEIKDRALKFSKEWADTHNEEADAKPFLDAFFNVFGITRKRVGTFEHKVKKIDDANGYIDLLWKGVILIEMKSRGKNLERGKRK; the protein is encoded by the coding sequence ATGACCATCCTATCTTGGAACGAAATCAAAGACCGCGCCCTCAAGTTCTCCAAAGAATGGGCGGACACCCACAACGAAGAAGCGGATGCAAAGCCCTTCCTCGACGCATTTTTCAATGTATTTGGCATCACCCGCAAACGCGTCGGCACATTTGAGCACAAAGTTAAAAAAATCGATGACGCCAACGGCTACATCGACCTGCTCTGGAAAGGCGTCATCCTCATCGAAATGAAAAGCCGAGGCAAAAACCTCGAACGGGGAAAACGAAAATGA
- a CDS encoding type IIL restriction-modification enzyme MmeI has protein sequence MESAAQAVLDARAAHPDASLADLYDPLTMPANLVKAHAALDKAVDAAYGFKGTSDSQRVAFLFDLYQTYTHRLIADAPAKPKRSKKS, from the coding sequence ATTGAATCCGCTGCGCAAGCCGTGCTGGATGCCCGCGCTGCGCACCCTGATGCGTCATTGGCTGATTTGTACGATCCATTGACGATGCCCGCGAATTTGGTCAAAGCCCACGCCGCGCTCGATAAAGCGGTGGATGCGGCGTATGGCTTCAAAGGCACATCCGACAGTCAACGCGTCGCATTTTTATTCGATTTGTATCAAACCTACACCCATCGCCTGATTGCCGACGCCCCCGCCAAACCCAAACGAAGCAAAAAATCATGA